ATCTGCCGTCCGGCCTGACCGTCGCTGTCGGCGCGGCCTACGTCGTGAAAGACCTGCTGCTGTACCCGGCCATGCGGGCCGTGTTCCGGCCGGCCGAGCGGGTGCGGCCCATCGGCAAGCGGGGAGAGGTGCTGGACCCCCTCAACCCCGTGGGCCTGATCCGCGTCGACGGCGAGTTGTGGCAGGCGCGGGCCGTCGCCGGTCCGTTAGCCGCCGGGCGTCAGGTTGTCGTGCGTGGCACCAACGGCCTCACCCTGCTGGTGGAAGAGGCGACGGCCGGCAAACCGCTGCCCTGACGCACCGAGGCCTTGCAGGGGACGTGCCACCGTCTGGGCCCGTCCCGCAGGGTCAGGCCCAGGCTGAGCGGCTGGTCAGGCGACCAGGGCCTCGCGTCCGGCGACCCGGCGGAAGAGAAAAAAGCTGTAGCGCTCGACGAAGGCCTCGCGCAGGCGCGTCATCGTCTCGTTGTTGAACGAGGTCTGCAGGACGGTGGCAGCAGGGCCAGCGAGAAGACGACGGACCATGGTCTCGGCGTCATGGCGCGCTCCTTTTGTTCAGGGTCGCCGGCGAGGAGGCGAGAA
This is a stretch of genomic DNA from Candidatus Methylomirabilota bacterium. It encodes these proteins:
- a CDS encoding NfeD family protein: MRHSLLTYLLWQVPGWLAAGAVLAWLQLTFDLPSGLTVAVGAAYVVKDLLLYPAMRAVFRPAERVRPIGKRGEVLDPLNPVGLIRVDGELWQARAVAGPLAAGRQVVVRGTNGLTLLVEEATAGKPLP